A window of Octopus sinensis linkage group LG29, ASM634580v1, whole genome shotgun sequence contains these coding sequences:
- the LOC115225960 gene encoding leucine-rich repeat-containing protein 4C-like, with protein MFHHVVSYRRSLVLILCTILFLETQADSDICNTCNCNSLTTRIYCARRNLLSIPQPIPTNVEYLDLRGNNISTIKEGAFTGLSNLKTLDLRGNNIATIKEGTFTGLSKLNVLNLNENNISTITEGAFTGLSNLKTLYLYENNIATITEGTFTGLSNLNFLYLGSNNIATIKEGAFTALSNLKTLYLYENNIATITEGTFTGLSNLNYLNLGSNNIATIKEGAFTALSNLKTLNLGSNNIATIKEGAFTALSNLKTLNLGSNNIATIKEGAFTALSNLKTLYLGSNNIATIKEGAFTALSNLKTL; from the exons ATGTTTCACCACGTAGTATCATATAGACGGTCTCTTGTGTTGATACTGTGTACGATATTGTTTTTGGAGACTCAAGCTGATTCAGATATATGCAACACATGTAATTGCAATTCACTTACAACGAGAATATATTGTGCACGTCGCAATTTACTATCAATTCCACAACCAATTCCGACGAATGTTGAATATTT agATCTGCGAGGGAACAACATTTCAACCATCAAAGAAGGAGCATTCACGGGGCTTTCGAATTTAAAGACATT agATCTGCGAGGGAACAACATTGCAACCATCAAAGAAGGTACATTCACGGGGCTTTCAAAATTAAACGTATT aaATCTGAACGAGAACAACATTTCAACCATCACAGAAGGTGCATTTACGGGGCTTTCAAATTTAAAGACATT atATCTGTACGAGAACAACATTGCAACCATCACAGAAGGTACATTCACGGGGCTTTCAAATTTAAACTTCTT atATCTTGGTTCCAACAACATAGCAACCATCAAAGAAGGAGCATTCACGGCGCTTTCGAATTTAAAGACATT atATCTGTACGAGAACAACATTGCAACCATCACAGAAGGTACATTCACGGGGCTTTCAAATTTAAACTACTT aaATCTTGGTTCCAACAACATAGCAACCATCAAAGAAGGAGCATTCACGGCGCTTTCGAATTTAAAGACATT aaATCTTGGTTCCAACAACATAGCAACCATCAAAGAAGGAGCATTCACGGCGCTTTCGAATTTAAAGACATT aaATCTTGGTTCCAACAACATAGCAACCATCAAAGAAGGAGCATTCACGGCGCTTTCGAATTTAAAGACATT atATCTTGGTTCCAACAACATAGCAACCATCAAAGAAGGAGCATTCACGGCGCTTTCGAATTTAAAGACATTGtaa